From Pseudobdellovibrio exovorus JSS, a single genomic window includes:
- a CDS encoding ExbD/TolR family protein, translating into MAIYKPGQRHRNHNLLKRRMNRRGVTAILSLTAMVDMFTVLAIFLLQNYNSTGEILYLPKEVTLPTANRVVDLKPALVVTVSTQEILIDTTPVATFAEVQASRTWVIPGLRDRAKEMIEKARLDQAAQLQNRVSNVVDQTLGNKTEDPNQWKKVTIQADKSVDYLTLKKIMYSIYEAGGGPINFAVAKDLSKDDATSNAEN; encoded by the coding sequence ATGGCAATTTATAAACCGGGGCAGCGCCATAGAAATCACAATCTTCTAAAAAGAAGAATGAATCGCCGAGGTGTTACGGCTATTTTGTCGTTAACGGCCATGGTGGATATGTTTACAGTACTCGCTATTTTCCTTTTGCAAAATTACAACTCAACAGGTGAGATTCTGTATCTTCCGAAGGAAGTGACACTTCCTACAGCCAATCGTGTGGTGGATTTAAAACCAGCGCTCGTGGTGACAGTTTCTACACAAGAGATATTGATTGATACGACTCCTGTCGCTACATTTGCTGAAGTGCAAGCGTCACGCACATGGGTCATCCCAGGTTTACGTGATCGGGCAAAAGAGATGATTGAAAAAGCTCGTCTCGATCAAGCAGCTCAGTTACAAAATCGTGTGAGCAACGTGGTTGATCAGACTTTAGGAAATAAAACAGAAGATCCAAATCAGTGGAAAAAAGTAACAATTCAGGCCGACAAGTCAGTGGATTATCTGACGTTAAAAAAGATAATGTACTCTATATATGAGGCCGGTGGCGGTCCTATTAATTTTGCGGTCGCGAAAGATTTAAGTAAAGACGATGCGACTTCAAACGCCGAAAATTAA
- the lptB gene encoding LPS export ABC transporter ATP-binding protein, producing MASTLKINKISKQYGGRQVVKEATFEVESGQVVGLLGPNGAGKTTSFYMVVGLVKPDEGEILLNDTNITTFPMYKRARTGLSYLAQEPSIFRKLTVEENILVALEAHGFSSQDKREKLELLLQDFRVNHIRESYGYALSGGERRRVEIARALAGDPHFLLLDEPFAGIDPIAVADIQNIIRELKAKGIGVLITDHNVRETLGICDYAYILKDGQIQVAGTSNEIANSELARKFYLGENFRL from the coding sequence ATGGCCAGTACGCTGAAAATCAATAAAATATCGAAGCAGTATGGTGGACGCCAAGTTGTGAAAGAGGCCACTTTTGAAGTGGAGTCAGGTCAAGTTGTGGGTCTTCTTGGTCCCAACGGAGCTGGTAAAACAACATCCTTTTACATGGTTGTGGGTTTAGTTAAGCCGGATGAAGGCGAGATTCTATTGAACGACACGAATATCACGACATTCCCCATGTACAAACGTGCACGTACAGGCTTAAGTTATTTGGCGCAAGAGCCCAGCATTTTTAGAAAATTAACAGTTGAAGAAAATATCTTGGTGGCTTTAGAGGCCCATGGTTTTAGCTCTCAAGATAAGCGCGAAAAATTAGAGCTTTTACTACAAGACTTTCGTGTGAACCATATTCGTGAATCCTATGGATATGCATTATCCGGTGGTGAAAGACGGCGTGTTGAAATCGCACGTGCGTTGGCCGGAGATCCGCACTTTCTACTGCTAGATGAGCCATTTGCCGGTATCGATCCGATTGCCGTAGCTGATATTCAGAATATTATTCGTGAACTCAAGGCCAAAGGTATAGGAGTTTTGATCACAGATCATAACGTGCGTGAGACTTTGGGCATTTGCGATTATGCTTATATACTAAAGGACGGACAGATTCAGGTCGCCGGAACATCAAATGAAATTGCCAATTCAGAGTTGGCACGAAAATTTTATTTGGGCGAGAACTTCCGACTATAA
- a CDS encoding AgmX/PglI C-terminal domain-containing protein: MKSPLVFRVFKKDQIHVVKQYIDEDRITVGNGGDVHIDLDSNEVSPIHCLVEKRDNQYFLCDLGSTQGTYKNGQRILDEALQSGDSFQVGPFHVFFFIGVPKADQVVAPPVAAPIHTEIARHESAPVVAATAVATAGVARAAVTATRKRKKGQKTFPPPSKVTDLREHLKVGSGPRVEVLVAWKERILETYHFTGGGKKTLGPDGDIKVPQGAAPKNWELLDLSNGAVIHTTSEMSIERLKDGEVSHQSTGDYRLGQGEVCFIELINGMQLIVRFAPKAPAFVMASPMVLGSSEFAGVLAALIIAVLTSLIVSVNKPKDAVVETEVERLAQITFVTPTAPPPQTVSDVAPPTPPPAPEVKKVEPEPIKKAIMLDETKSSQTLGETKASANKAPQEAQKESGKAAEVKPKDNNLTTKMFTSTKQGGAVQTGQTTGANAQSAEPDNTNSGLLAAFGEGGARSKLDQVYSGAGELIGTAEKAQGVSGFGNTRAGDDFGSQIKDTGAGGVGTATEGIAGVGTKGRGTGMSGYGGGAGFGDKDRVQIAAGGNEEAFIGSIDREAVRRTVRSALQQFKSCYEREYRVNSSLEGKLVLTWEIHTQGVARNARVNSDRSTMRNTSIEECIKARILGLRFPEPPPGTAAEVTYPFVFQGQKL; the protein is encoded by the coding sequence CCTCTTGTTTTTCGTGTCTTCAAAAAAGATCAAATCCATGTTGTTAAGCAATACATAGATGAAGATCGTATCACTGTCGGTAATGGCGGTGATGTTCATATTGATTTAGATTCAAATGAAGTTTCTCCGATTCACTGCCTTGTTGAAAAACGCGACAATCAATATTTTCTATGTGATTTGGGTTCTACTCAGGGCACCTACAAAAATGGACAACGTATTTTAGATGAGGCCTTACAATCGGGTGACTCCTTTCAGGTGGGTCCATTCCATGTTTTCTTTTTCATCGGAGTGCCAAAGGCGGATCAAGTTGTTGCTCCACCCGTGGCAGCGCCAATACACACTGAAATTGCACGTCATGAGTCAGCACCTGTAGTTGCGGCAACAGCCGTAGCCACAGCGGGAGTAGCAAGAGCCGCTGTAACAGCGACACGCAAAAGAAAAAAAGGACAGAAGACTTTTCCTCCTCCAAGCAAGGTGACGGACTTACGTGAACATTTAAAAGTAGGTTCTGGTCCACGTGTAGAAGTATTGGTGGCATGGAAAGAGCGTATTCTTGAAACATATCACTTCACTGGTGGTGGCAAAAAAACATTGGGGCCAGATGGTGACATCAAAGTGCCGCAAGGAGCTGCGCCGAAGAACTGGGAACTATTAGATTTAAGTAATGGGGCCGTGATTCATACGACCAGTGAAATGTCGATTGAGCGTTTAAAAGATGGTGAGGTATCACACCAAAGCACTGGCGATTATCGCCTAGGGCAAGGCGAAGTTTGTTTTATTGAGTTAATCAATGGGATGCAATTGATTGTGCGTTTTGCGCCAAAAGCTCCGGCTTTTGTGATGGCATCTCCGATGGTACTAGGTTCATCTGAGTTTGCGGGAGTATTAGCCGCTTTAATTATTGCAGTATTAACAAGTCTAATTGTATCGGTGAATAAGCCTAAAGATGCAGTGGTAGAAACGGAAGTTGAGCGTTTAGCACAGATTACTTTTGTAACGCCGACGGCTCCACCACCACAAACTGTTTCAGATGTGGCTCCGCCAACGCCACCTCCAGCTCCGGAAGTGAAAAAAGTAGAACCTGAACCGATCAAAAAAGCGATCATGTTAGACGAAACGAAAAGCAGTCAGACTTTGGGTGAAACAAAGGCTTCAGCTAACAAAGCACCACAAGAGGCTCAAAAAGAATCAGGTAAAGCAGCAGAAGTTAAGCCGAAGGATAATAATTTAACTACAAAAATGTTCACTTCGACCAAGCAGGGTGGCGCTGTACAAACAGGCCAAACTACCGGCGCTAATGCGCAAAGTGCCGAGCCAGATAATACAAACTCAGGCTTACTGGCCGCATTTGGCGAGGGCGGTGCTCGTTCGAAGTTAGATCAAGTCTACAGCGGTGCTGGTGAACTTATCGGTACGGCAGAAAAGGCCCAAGGTGTTTCTGGTTTTGGAAATACACGTGCTGGCGATGACTTTGGTTCACAAATCAAAGACACAGGTGCAGGCGGAGTCGGCACAGCAACTGAGGGTATTGCGGGCGTTGGAACTAAGGGACGTGGAACAGGTATGAGTGGCTACGGCGGCGGTGCAGGTTTTGGTGATAAAGACCGCGTCCAAATCGCTGCAGGTGGAAATGAAGAAGCTTTTATTGGCTCGATTGATCGCGAAGCTGTTCGTAGAACAGTTAGATCAGCGTTGCAACAATTCAAATCATGTTATGAACGTGAATATCGTGTGAATAGCAGCTTAGAAGGTAAGTTGGTATTAACGTGGGAAATCCACACACAAGGTGTAGCGCGAAATGCACGAGTAAATAGTGATAGATCAACAATGCGTAATACCTCTATAGAAGAGTGTATTAAGGCAAGAATATTAGGATTAAGATTCCCAGAGCCTCCACCAGGTACGGCTGCTGAGGTAACTTATCCATTTGTATTTCAAGGACAAAAACTTTAG
- the metK gene encoding methionine adenosyltransferase, translating to MKNFIFTSESVSEGHPDKMADQISDAILDKILEQDPTGRVACETLLTTGLVVVAGEITTSAKVNFSEVARETIKRIGYDHSDKGFDYKTCGVTIAVGQQSPDISMGVKQTGSDDQGAGDQGLMFGYATNETPELMPLTLAMSHKLVKDLATIRKENKVNWLRPDAKSQVSVQYENGVAKRIETIVISTQHAEDVSLKQIQDFIMEELIKKSIPSQWVDKNTKFHINPTGRFVTGGPMGDAGLTGRKIIVDTYGGHGAHGGGAFSGKDPTKVDRSAAYAARHVAKNIVAAGLAERCLVQVAYAIGVAEPVSISINDYGTSTVGPEKLEKAVRAVWDLRPSRIVKELDLLKPIYSPTAVYGHFGREERLSEGFFSWEKVNKIEQLKEAVK from the coding sequence TTGAAAAATTTTATTTTTACCAGTGAGTCGGTTTCTGAAGGGCATCCAGATAAAATGGCTGATCAAATCAGCGATGCCATTCTAGATAAAATCCTAGAACAAGATCCTACGGGACGCGTAGCTTGTGAAACTCTTTTGACAACAGGCCTAGTTGTTGTTGCTGGTGAAATTACGACAAGTGCTAAGGTGAACTTTTCTGAAGTGGCGCGTGAAACAATTAAGCGTATTGGATACGACCATTCCGATAAAGGTTTTGACTACAAAACATGCGGAGTAACAATTGCCGTAGGTCAACAGTCTCCAGATATTTCTATGGGAGTGAAGCAAACAGGAAGCGACGATCAAGGTGCCGGTGACCAAGGATTAATGTTTGGTTATGCAACTAATGAAACACCGGAGCTAATGCCATTGACGTTAGCGATGTCTCATAAACTTGTGAAAGACCTCGCAACTATTCGTAAAGAAAACAAAGTGAACTGGTTAAGACCGGATGCAAAATCACAAGTTTCTGTTCAGTATGAAAATGGTGTGGCAAAACGTATTGAAACAATCGTGATTTCAACTCAACACGCAGAAGATGTTTCTTTGAAGCAGATTCAAGATTTCATCATGGAAGAGTTGATTAAAAAATCAATTCCTTCTCAGTGGGTAGATAAAAATACTAAATTCCACATTAATCCAACAGGTCGTTTCGTAACAGGCGGTCCAATGGGCGATGCGGGCTTAACGGGAAGAAAAATTATCGTTGATACTTATGGCGGACACGGAGCACATGGTGGCGGAGCTTTCTCAGGAAAAGATCCTACAAAAGTGGATCGTTCAGCAGCTTATGCCGCTCGTCACGTAGCAAAAAATATCGTAGCTGCAGGCTTAGCCGAAAGATGCTTAGTGCAAGTAGCTTATGCGATCGGTGTGGCCGAGCCAGTCAGTATCAGCATTAATGATTATGGTACCAGTACAGTGGGGCCTGAAAAGTTAGAAAAAGCGGTACGTGCGGTATGGGATTTACGCCCATCTCGTATTGTAAAAGAATTAGATTTATTAAAACCAATTTACTCGCCAACAGCTGTTTATGGTCACTTCGGTCGTGAAGAGAGATTGAGTGAAGGCTTCTTCTCTTGGGAAAAAGTAAATAAAATTGAACAACTCAAAGAGGCTGTTAAGTAA
- a CDS encoding adenine phosphoribosyltransferase — MDYRSLIREVPDFPIAGVLFRDISPLLQNAEAFSQVAMDFSKMIDLENVDLFVGIESRGFILASQLAAKFNKGFLPLRKAGKLPPPTIKQSYKLEYGEATLEVVPASQGAKVVICDDVLATGGTLRAAMELCEKAGYQVEDVLVLINLKFLNSLQFRNKEIKSLLQYE; from the coding sequence ATGGATTATCGTTCTTTGATTCGCGAAGTACCTGACTTTCCGATTGCTGGGGTTTTGTTCCGCGATATTTCTCCGTTACTACAAAATGCTGAGGCTTTCTCTCAAGTCGCGATGGACTTTTCTAAAATGATTGATCTAGAGAATGTGGATTTGTTTGTTGGAATCGAATCGCGCGGATTTATTTTGGCATCACAGTTGGCTGCAAAATTTAATAAAGGTTTTTTGCCACTCAGAAAAGCGGGTAAACTTCCACCGCCAACGATCAAGCAATCTTATAAATTAGAATACGGCGAAGCGACTCTTGAAGTTGTACCTGCATCTCAAGGTGCGAAAGTGGTTATTTGTGATGATGTTTTGGCCACTGGCGGGACTTTGCGAGCTGCTATGGAATTGTGCGAAAAAGCAGGGTACCAAGTCGAAGATGTGCTGGTCCTCATTAATTTGAAATTTTTGAACAGTCTTCAGTTTCGTAATAAAGAAATTAAGTCACTTCTACAGTACGAATAA
- the hpf gene encoding ribosome hibernation-promoting factor, HPF/YfiA family — protein MKSNFTFKHLDYSESLVNYTNTKLDEIGQFLLKDGRCNVYYSKNQHDFVVEVSINTKQKFFKATASAPDVYVAVDLMVDKLEKQFLKVKEIYVDHKKFSLSKEGRLRDFNGQFEYQPRWKKAG, from the coding sequence ATGAAGTCGAATTTCACGTTCAAGCATCTAGACTATTCTGAGTCATTGGTTAATTACACAAATACCAAGCTAGATGAGATTGGACAGTTTTTATTAAAGGATGGGCGCTGCAATGTTTATTACTCGAAAAATCAGCACGACTTTGTGGTTGAGGTTTCGATCAATACAAAGCAGAAATTCTTTAAGGCGACGGCAAGTGCTCCTGATGTGTATGTAGCTGTGGACTTGATGGTGGATAAGCTGGAAAAACAATTCCTTAAAGTAAAAGAGATCTATGTGGATCACAAGAAGTTCAGCTTATCGAAAGAGGGACGCCTACGTGATTTCAATGGTCAGTTTGAGTATCAACCTCGATGGAAGAAAGCGGGCTAA
- the rpoN gene encoding RNA polymerase factor sigma-54, with protein MALRQTMNLSQNLVITPQLQQAIKLLQMSRLELESQVRNELEENPILEEAEVLREEDFQRTKEAEAQTSDASEAVPESGAVDNVQDPQKQDEFEWESYLETQHKAPREASHGNEEIMNYENLISTTQTLHDHLYWQIKMTGFSDNEERAADAIIGHIDDDGYLKVPLDQIAAEEKLDIEDLEDALSLIQEFDPPGVGARDLRECLLIQARILEEDTNDLVNLINNHLKDLEKKNYEAIAKGLNRSLEEIIEICKIIYAMEPKPGRGYAGTETQYVTPDVYVYKVGDDYVVSLNEDGLPKLKISNYYKNMLKGGSNPTGDQQATEYIQEKLKSAVWLIKSIHQRQRTIYKVTESIVKHQRDFFEKGVSALKPMVLRDIANDIGMHESTVSRVTTAKYVHTPQGIYELKYFFNSGISSSQGGEDLASESVKLKIKELVAKEDPKKPLSDQKIVDLLKKEGIDIARRTVAKYRDVLKILPSSQRKKYF; from the coding sequence ATGGCATTAAGACAGACAATGAACCTAAGTCAAAATTTGGTCATCACGCCGCAATTGCAGCAGGCGATCAAACTTTTGCAAATGTCACGTCTTGAATTGGAATCTCAGGTTCGAAATGAATTAGAAGAAAACCCAATTCTAGAAGAAGCTGAAGTTCTGCGTGAAGAAGATTTTCAGCGAACAAAAGAAGCAGAAGCTCAGACTTCAGATGCTTCCGAGGCTGTGCCCGAAAGCGGAGCGGTTGATAATGTTCAAGATCCTCAGAAGCAAGATGAGTTTGAATGGGAATCTTATTTAGAAACTCAGCATAAAGCTCCACGTGAAGCGTCCCATGGCAACGAAGAGATCATGAACTATGAAAATCTGATCTCGACGACTCAGACTTTACATGATCATTTATATTGGCAGATCAAGATGACGGGTTTTTCAGATAACGAAGAGCGCGCCGCAGATGCGATCATTGGTCATATTGATGATGATGGGTATTTAAAAGTTCCTCTAGATCAAATTGCCGCCGAAGAAAAATTGGATATCGAAGATTTAGAAGATGCATTAAGTTTAATCCAAGAGTTTGATCCTCCAGGTGTTGGGGCTCGCGATTTACGTGAGTGTCTATTGATTCAAGCGCGTATTCTTGAAGAGGATACAAATGATTTAGTTAATCTAATCAATAATCATCTTAAGGACTTAGAAAAGAAAAACTACGAAGCTATTGCTAAGGGGTTAAATCGCTCTTTGGAAGAAATTATTGAAATCTGTAAAATTATTTACGCGATGGAACCAAAACCAGGGCGTGGATATGCAGGTACAGAAACTCAGTATGTCACACCGGACGTTTACGTTTATAAAGTAGGCGATGACTATGTCGTTTCGTTAAACGAAGATGGCTTGCCGAAACTAAAAATTTCAAATTATTACAAGAATATGCTGAAGGGTGGAAGCAACCCGACAGGTGATCAGCAGGCCACAGAGTATATTCAAGAAAAATTGAAATCAGCAGTATGGCTAATTAAGTCTATCCATCAAAGACAGCGTACGATTTACAAAGTGACGGAAAGTATTGTGAAGCATCAACGCGACTTTTTTGAAAAAGGCGTCAGTGCACTTAAGCCGATGGTTTTACGTGATATTGCCAATGATATTGGGATGCATGAATCTACTGTCAGTCGTGTGACAACAGCGAAGTATGTGCACACTCCGCAGGGTATTTACGAGTTAAAATACTTCTTTAATTCAGGCATCAGTTCGTCACAGGGCGGGGAAGACCTTGCCTCTGAATCTGTGAAGTTAAAAATTAAAGAATTAGTCGCAAAAGAAGATCCAAAGAAGCCGCTTTCAGATCAAAAAATCGTTGATCTCTTGAAAAAAGAAGGTATTGATATTGCTCGCCGTACGGTGGCGAAATATCGTGACGTTCTTAAGATTTTGCCATCAAGTCAGCGTAAAAAATATTTTTAA
- a CDS encoding ExbD/TolR family protein — MAHIDTSGKGRNTNVDLNLVPFIDLMSVLITFLLISAVWTQVSMIQLGASFASPKDSTNTEYKVPPHEDLVFRLDVVSAGYVLKFGTQTKPIPKRNNEYDTQTLLTELQRVKQAYPDKNNVKISIADEILYENVIAAMDTGLQAGFSPELLTGGPR; from the coding sequence ATGGCGCACATAGATACATCAGGAAAAGGTCGAAATACCAATGTGGATTTGAATCTTGTTCCTTTTATTGACTTGATGTCTGTTTTGATTACGTTTCTGCTGATTTCGGCAGTATGGACACAAGTTTCTATGATTCAGTTGGGAGCTTCGTTTGCTTCGCCGAAAGACTCTACAAATACCGAGTACAAAGTGCCTCCTCACGAAGACTTGGTATTTCGCTTAGATGTGGTGTCAGCAGGTTATGTGCTTAAATTTGGTACGCAAACAAAGCCTATTCCGAAGCGCAATAATGAATACGACACGCAAACTCTATTAACCGAGTTGCAACGTGTGAAACAAGCTTATCCTGATAAAAACAATGTGAAGATCTCAATAGCAGATGAAATTTTATATGAAAATGTAATCGCGGCTATGGATACTGGTTTACAAGCAGGGTTTTCTCCTGAGTTGTTAACAGGAGGACCTCGCTAA
- a CDS encoding MotA/TolQ/ExbB proton channel family protein, whose protein sequence is MNQLENVNPIARAFIEGGFVMYVILVIAVVTVILVVERFMALRSLRVDKKEFTDHIFKMIINGDMRQAVSFCDTKSTPLSNTVKAGLVQVMNKRPDEEVQVAMDAAVLREMPKLEGFTSFLAVLGNIAVLAGLLGTIIGMIGSFRGVAMADPATKAQLLSQGISHALNCTGFGLTVAIVAIVFYGLFQHMIQKAENEMLETSMSLLNLVSANRDKLRD, encoded by the coding sequence GTGAACCAGTTAGAAAATGTAAATCCGATAGCAAGAGCATTTATTGAAGGCGGATTTGTCATGTACGTGATCTTGGTCATTGCAGTTGTGACCGTGATTCTTGTTGTCGAAAGATTTATGGCATTAAGATCGCTAAGAGTAGATAAGAAAGAATTCACTGATCATATTTTTAAAATGATTATTAATGGTGATATGCGCCAGGCGGTATCATTCTGCGATACGAAGTCGACTCCACTATCAAACACAGTGAAGGCGGGTTTAGTTCAGGTGATGAATAAAAGACCTGACGAAGAAGTTCAGGTGGCGATGGATGCCGCTGTTCTTAGAGAGATGCCAAAATTAGAAGGATTTACCTCTTTCTTAGCTGTTTTGGGTAATATTGCGGTACTTGCCGGATTATTAGGAACGATCATCGGTATGATCGGTTCATTCCGTGGTGTGGCGATGGCAGATCCTGCGACAAAAGCTCAGCTACTTTCACAAGGTATTTCGCATGCCTTGAATTGTACGGGTTTTGGTTTGACAGTGGCGATTGTAGCAATCGTATTTTATGGTTTATTCCAGCACATGATTCAAAAAGCTGAAAATGAAATGCTAGAAACAAGCATGTCACTATTAAACTTAGTTTCAGCGAATCGCGATAAATTAAGAGATTAG
- the lptC gene encoding LPS export ABC transporter periplasmic protein LptC, with protein sequence MRLQTPKINKYSILFFLLVAFIFLEIIIMSPNLLEQTSDEEAAFEATRLAAQNQEQKSGSIEQKLQGVHLVENAENEKGWELFAHEAIGSADSKWVVKEVKVHFFNENKLSFTVTGDVGEVDGETKDMVIRGNVTTTSTNGYFFNTDTLRYTASNKMMSSQDKVIMRGPPDNHGEGFKLTGEKLQVDIAQNKMSILEKVVATKKIDGKDFKLTSVRADFYNTNQEATFSKDVRMNLGTMHLNAPVAHFKYSQANKSLMRILLQQGVQLSDEDKRGFSEELELNLLENKMTMRGRPKVQQGEDEISGEEIVFIDGGKKVKINKSSKK encoded by the coding sequence ATGCGACTTCAAACGCCGAAAATTAATAAATATTCAATTTTATTTTTTTTACTTGTTGCTTTCATTTTTCTTGAAATCATCATTATGTCTCCGAACTTACTTGAGCAAACAAGTGACGAAGAGGCCGCATTTGAAGCGACCCGCTTAGCTGCTCAGAATCAAGAGCAAAAGTCAGGTTCTATAGAACAAAAACTACAAGGAGTGCACCTTGTAGAGAATGCCGAAAATGAAAAAGGATGGGAGCTTTTTGCTCACGAAGCCATTGGTAGTGCGGATTCTAAATGGGTTGTGAAGGAAGTTAAAGTTCACTTCTTTAATGAGAACAAACTCAGCTTCACCGTTACCGGAGACGTTGGTGAAGTGGATGGTGAAACGAAAGATATGGTGATTCGTGGGAATGTGACCACGACAAGTACGAATGGCTATTTCTTTAATACAGATACCTTACGCTATACGGCTAGTAACAAGATGATGAGCAGTCAAGATAAGGTGATTATGCGTGGTCCACCAGATAATCATGGTGAAGGCTTTAAACTGACGGGTGAAAAGTTGCAGGTCGATATTGCACAAAATAAAATGTCGATCTTAGAAAAAGTCGTCGCAACTAAAAAAATAGACGGAAAAGACTTTAAGCTGACCTCGGTGCGCGCTGATTTTTACAATACGAATCAAGAGGCCACATTTTCAAAAGATGTAAGAATGAATTTGGGTACAATGCATTTGAATGCACCTGTAGCACATTTCAAATACTCGCAAGCGAATAAGTCTTTGATGCGAATTCTCTTGCAACAAGGTGTGCAGTTATCTGATGAAGATAAACGTGGCTTCAGTGAAGAGTTAGAACTGAATCTTTTAGAAAATAAGATGACCATGCGTGGTCGGCCCAAGGTCCAGCAAGGTGAAGATGAGATCAGCGGTGAAGAAATCGTCTTTATCGATGGCGGAAAAAAAGTTAAGATAAACAAGTCTTCGAAAAAGTAG